The Sorangiineae bacterium MSr11954 DNA segment CGCGCGCGCAGCACCGCGCAAAACGATCAGCGCGGGCAGGTCTGGTCCAAGCCGATACATTTGCCCGGCGTGCCGTTCTTTTTCACGCAACAGAGCGTGTTCGGCGCACACCTCTCCTCGCATTGCGAGCACGCGCTGTAGCCGCACGCCACTCCATCGAAGCCATGACACGGCCCGCCTGCGCAGCATGTCGTCGCGTTGGCGGGGAGCTTTCCCGGACATGTGCTGGGCCCCGCGCCTGCCTCCCCGGGATCGACGTCGTCGGTGTCCGGATAATCGGCGTCGCTGGAGCCCCCACCGTCCACCGGACCGGGATCGGAGCCCGCATCTTTGCCATCGACGAAGAAGAGATCCGGCACCGCGTTGCAAGCCGCCATCGACGTGATGGCGAACGCGAAGCCAAGGCCGACACTCACGAGACGGCGTGGAAGCATCTTTCCAAGTTTACACCGCGAACGCGAACGCGAACTAGAACGTGGTCGTGAGGACCAACCGACCGCCCCCCGGCGCGGGTCGGCCCCCCAACCGAAGCTCACCGCGCGCGCCGTTCAAAAAATTCACGTTCGATCCCGCTCCGGTGCTGGCATTCGGATGAGGTTTCGACAGCAGAATATACGTACCTACCCCAATGCCCACCGCGCCGAGCCCCGCGAGCACCCCCGCGATCGGCCCCTCGGCTTGCGCGCGGCTTCGAATGCTCGATAGCTCGTCTTCGCGCTCGCCCGGGCACACGTTGTTGGGGCACGCGTCCTCGAGCTTCGAAATATCCGACTGGCGCAGCGCCAACGTCACACCGGCACCCACGAGAAGCGCAGCCCCCGCGCCCACCGCGATCCATCCTCCGGTGGTGCGCGCAGAAGACGATGACGACGACGACGCGGTCTGCGCGGGCGCTTCGGGCGCGGTTATGGCGGACGGCGGAGACGCGGGCGGCGGCAACGCAGTGCGGTGCTCCTCGTTCTTTGGCGCGGGCTTGGGATCGAGAGGAACGAGCAGCGAGAGCCGTGCTCGCTCGGGCAAGGTGATCTGCGTGCGAAACGGAACAGTGTCGGGAGCGCTGGCCGTCACGTCGTGGGTGCCGGGGTCGAGCGGGATCGGTTTACCCAACTCCGCGACCGGGAGCGGATCGCCGTCGATCCGCACCTCCGAGCTCGACGGAGCGCGCGGGCTGACCGTCAATGTCAACTGTGGGATGCGTTCGCCGAGGCTACTCGTGTGTCGTTTTGCATCACGGACCACTTCGAGATCTTTCGGATCCCCCGCGCCAAGATCGATGGCAGCCTGATACGCGCGCAACGCTTCCTTCAATTGGCCGAGTCCCTCGAGGCATGCGGCGATGCGGTAGCGAACGGGAACGGTATCTTTGACCTGGGCCACCCGCCGGAACTTCTCGAGGGCCTCCGCGAAGTTCCCTTTTTCTTCGGCGCGCAGGGCCTCGGCAAAGAGCTTGCGTGCGGCGGCGAGTCCGTTTTCACCCTGCTGCTGCTGCTGCTGCTGCTGCTGCTGCTGCGCATGGGCGGCGTTCTCGAAGGCCGCGGGAGCGAGCGGCAGCGCAAGCATGACCAAAAAGCGCACGCAGAAGCCTCGTCGGCGGGCTCCCTTGCGGGTGGTTTGCACGGGGGCGCGCCCTCGCTCGCGACTCGGGCAGAGGTGAATCCGAGTTCCGAACATGCTTCCAAGGTACCCCAGCCTACTTCAGGTCGTCGAGACGGGCCGAGGCCAACCGCCGATCCCCCGACCGCCGAAGTGGCGGGATGCGACACATTCATGCACGACCGCACCGAAGGCCGAACCGCGCATACACGGAAAGAGCATCAGAAAGACCTAGGGACACGTCCTCGTTCACGCATACGATACTCTCTTCGACACCATGACCGACCATGCATCGCGAGGCGAAACGGAAGTCAACACAGGGCTTCGCCCGCGCACTTTGGTAGCCATTCCGCGACTGACGGCCATCGCGGGGCCAGCCAAAGGGCGCGCATTTGCGATGGCCAATGCGCTCGCCACCGTAGGGCGCCACCCCACCAACGACATGGTGCTCGACGATCCGCGGGTCAGCGGCGTGCACCTGCAGTTGCAGCGGGTCGACGATCACATCCGGCTGCGCGACGCGGGGAGCACCAACGGCACCTGGCTCGGGCAGCACCGCGTGATGGAAATCGAGCTCGGTGCAGGCGCCGAGTTCACCGTGGGCTCCACCACGTTGCAGCTCGACGTCGACGACGCGGCCACCACGTCGCCCGTCAGCGTGCACGACTCGTTCGGCATGCTGGTCGGTCGTTCGACGGTCATGCGCGAGCTCTTCGCCACGCTCGAGCGCATCGCCCCCAAGGACATCGGGCTGCTCATTCAAGGCGAGACGGGGACGGGGAAAGAAGAGGTCGCGCGGGCCATCCACCTGAAGAGCCTGCGCGCCAACAAGCCGTTCATCGTGATCGACGCCACGGCCATCCCCGAGACGCTCGCCGACTCGCTGCTCTTCGGCCACGAGAAAGGCGCCTTCACGGGTGCAGCCGAACGACGCGTCGGTTTCTTCGAGGCCGCCGACGGCGGAACGATCTTCCTCGACGAGATTGGAGAGCTCTCGGCGCCGTTGCAGGCAAAGTTTCTACGGGTGCTGGAGCGGCACGAGCTCACGCGCGTGGGGGGACAAGTCCCCATCAAGGTGAACGTCCGAGTGGTGGCCGCCACGCACCGCGATCTGCGCCACGAGATCGAGGCGGGCCGCTTCCGAGAGGACCTCTACTATAGGCTCGCGCCCGTTCGCATTCTCCTCCCCGCGCTGCGCGATCGACCCGATGACATCCCGGTTCTCTGCGAGCGGCTGCTCTCCTACATCGGCGATGCGCGCTCAAGCCCGCTTGTCATCGACGCTTCGGCCGTGCAATTTTTATCGTCGCAACCCTGGCCAGGAAATGTGCGGGAGCTTCGCAACGTGCTCGCACGTGCAGCCGCACTCGCGACCGACAACGTGATTCGTCGGGCCGATGTGGCGGGTGAAGGCTTTGGCTTCCGCGGCATGCGCGAGGAGCGGACCCCGCTCGATCTGTCCGGTACCTTCGGCTCCGCGAAGGAACGTGCCATCGAACGCTTCGAGTCGGCGTACCTTGCCGCATTGATGAAGCGGTGCGCCGGAAATCTCTCGATGGCCTCGCGCGAAGCCGACCTGGCCCGACACCACCTCCGGGAACTGCTCCGCAAACGCGGGCTCTACGGCATACCGTGGGATCGCGAATCTGACGTGTGAGCCTCGCGTCCAAAGTAAGGGCGTGGAATAATCTTAATGCTTTCCTCATGGGCGCCCCGCTAAGAGACTCCGTGCAGAAGCTCCGAGCACAAGACCGGCTCGGGGGTAAGTACCTCCTGATCAAGCGCATCGCGCTTGGCGGGATGGGTCAAATCTGGATCGCCCGCAACGAGATGACGGACGCCGAGGTAGCGCTCAAGGTGCTCCGGGCGGACCTCGACAAGCGCATTCAGGTCGAGCCGCGGTTCCGGCACGAGGCCCGCCTGGGGGCGATGCTGTCTCACCGGAACATCGTCCGCATCTACGACTTGGTCGAGGACGCACAAGACGGCTCGCTCGTCCTGGTGATGGAGCTTCTGCGCGGCGAAACATTGCGGCGGCACTTGAAGAAGAAAGGGCCGCTCCCGGCGGAGGAGGCGATCGCCATCATCCTGCCGGTGCTCTCGGCGCTGGAGCATGCGCACGAGATGGGCGTGGTTCATCGCGACATCAAGCCGGCGAACATCTTCCTGGCCGTCGACCCCGATGGACACGTGACGCCAAAGCTCCTCGACTTTGGCATCGCCAAGCTCCCGCAAGGCGGCGGGGTGCTGACCCTCGACGGGCGTGTGCTTGGAACCCCGCGCTACATGTCCCCCGAACAAATCCGTTCGGAGACGACCATCGACGGTCGCAGCGACGTTTTCAGCGTCGGCGCGGTGCTGGTGGAGATGCTCACGGGCCACTCGCCCTTCGCGGCCGAGACGCCCAGCGCATCGCTCGCGAGCGTGCTCGAAACGATGCTCGATCCGGATCCCAGCATCGATCCGAGGCTTTGGCTGGTGCTGCAGCGCGCCCTCTCCAAGCGCGCCTACGAGCGCTACGCACACTGTGCCGAGTTCTCCCAAGCGCTGCGCGACGCCATCGGCGTGAGCGATCACGCCCTCATCGCAAACCTTCGCCGCAGCAAGCCACCGCCCCGCATCTCGACGACCCTCAGCATCCACCGCCCCGACGATCCGGCCGGCGTTCACGCCGCGTCGCTCGGCCTACGCCAAGCGCGCCGTCTCGAGACGGACTACGACGACGAGTCGGTCGACGAAGACAGCAGCGACTACGCCATGGACGTGGTGAGCTCGCAGTCCGACAGCACGGGCAACACCGGCAACACGGGCAGCGAGTCCATCTCCGGCTATCGCGCCAGCAGCGGACTTTCGAGCGCATCCCACGGTGTGCCGATGGCCACGGGGTCCCATGTGCAGCCCGCCCAGGCAGCGCCGGCGCTGCACCATCCGCACGTGCGGCTGTCGCGGGGGCGCGTTCTGGTGTTCGGGGCGGTGCTGCTCACGATTTTGGCGCTCGTGTTCTGCGGGGGCATCTTCTTCCGCGAGGCCGCGGATCGGGTGACCAACCGCAAGCCGACCGCTCCGGCGGAGGCGCCCACCTCACCGGCCGTAGCTCCCGTCACCGAATCACCGGCGGTCGCAGCGGACCCGGGCGCGGTCATGAACAGTCCAGTTCGCTCGGATTCCACGGCGGGAGTTACGGGCACAGCTACGGCCCCTTCGGGTGGCCCGGCTGGCTCGGCTTCGGCGGTCCCCTCCGGTCCGGCAATTCGGGGGCCCCGTCCGGGCACGGTCGTCAAAAAGAAGGTCGCGACGCAGCCGGGCTTCTGATGGGTCTAGCCGTAAGGCCAAGGTCTGATATAGGTTTCTTCCGTCTTTCGGGCATCGTCTAACGGCAGGACAGGAGATTTTGGATCTCCTTATCAAGGTTCGAATCCTTGTGCCCGAGCCCCTGCTTTACACTGGGTGTAAAAGCATTCGCACGACTCTTCGTCGATCCGGTACGGCGTGCCGCGTAGTACGGGACTCGGGCGAATCCTTGTGCCCCGCGCCTCTGCGCTTCGTTTTTGCGGTGCGCGCGCGCGACTCTTCGTCGATCCGGTACGGCGTGCCGCGTAGTACGGACTCGGGCGAATCTTTGTGCTCCGCGCCTCTGCGCTTCGTTTTGCGGTGCGCGCGCGACTCTTCGTCGGTCCGATACGGCGCGTCGCGTGGTACGGGACTCGGGCGAATCCTTGTGCCCTGCGCATCGTTTTGCGGTGCGCGGGCGCGCGACCCTTCGTCGATCCGGTACGGCGCGCCGCGTGGGTACGGACTCGGGCGAATCTTTGTGCCCTGCGCCTCTGCGCCTCAAAACGGTGGGTTCCCGCGCGTGCACGTGAGCGAATCTTTGTCCCCCCTGCGCATCGCACGCGGGGGGGGTTCACGCATCGGTCAGAAGGTGACGGCGGCGGGGAGCTGCGATGTGGTGTCGTCGTTTGACCACGGGTTCGCGCGTTACGGCTTGGGGGGTGCGGCACGGGGAAATCCGCGCCGTTTGCGGGGTGATGCGCTGGCGCACGCTTTGCGATGAGGCCGGACATGATCGCGTTTCGAAGGCGGATGGGCGCCATGGTTCTTAGCGTTGCCGCATTGACGGCTTGCTCGGGTTCGGACGACGGCAGCGTGAACTATTGCGCGACCACCGTCGACGTGAACGTCAAGTGCGACAAGGCAGCCGATTGCCCCGGCGCGGGCCGGCCGAATACCAATGTGGACTGCGTCAATGCAGCATGCACCTTCTCGTGCAAGGGTGACACGTACGACGTCAATGGGAACACGTCCGACGGTTGCGAGGTGGTCGACCCGCGCCCCGGCTACCACTACATGGATAGTGGCTTCAATCTCGGAGACGACTCGTGCCTCGACTCGAGCAGCCGCGAACAATTCTCCGGCGTCATCGCCAGCGATCGGCGACCGCACGAAAACCCTGCCGTCTATGGCTTCGACAGCGAGGTGGGCGCCGCCCCCGACTGGTATGTCATTCGAGCAAATGGCGGCCAGTGCGAAAATGACATCGACTTCCAGATCCAGATCCGAGGCGCCGCCAACCCCGATCGCTACCTTCTGACCGTCGTCACCAATCGCGATCGCTTCGAGTGCCGAACGAACCGCGAAGGCTGGTGCAGGGTCCGCGACGGCAGCGGAAGCTACTCCGACGATTCGTTGGTCCGCATCCGCATCGCCAAAATCCCCGACCGCGACGCCCTCTACTGTGCCCCGGACACAGCCGAGTACACGGTCACCGGACACCTGTGACGATGCGCCGCCGGGCGCCCTCCGAACCGACGGGGGTCTCGGTGAGCGCACGACCCTCCGGCACCAACTCGAGCCTGACGAGGATGGTATCGAGCGGAGTCTCGCGATGACGGGCACGCGGCCCCGTCCCCTCCCGTACGAGGCTGACCCCCGCATCTCGAGATCGGCCACGATGCGATCGAGCGCCGCTTGAATCTCGCTCTCGGTGTGCCCCGGCCCCACGTTGCACGAGATGGTCGTCTCACCCGTTCGCGCGTCGCCGATGACGCTGCTCGGGTACTGCGGTGAAAGCGGCGCGAGGGCAATGGTTCGTGCTCCCGCGCCGCGCGTCCGCCCGAGACCATCCGAGCCGCGCGCTCGGACGCGCGTCGGGCGAGAATCAACGCGCGAACTTGCCCGCGCACCACCGCGTCGAATCCATCCACCCTCCGGCCGGGTACAGCCACTCTTGCTGCACGAATGAGGAGCCGTTGGACTTACGCACGGTGAGCACGTTCTGCTGACCGTAGTTCCATATGGCTGCGACATCCCACTTACCATCGCCGTCGAAGTCGCCCGCGGTCCAATTTGCAGCGTCTATCCAGCCGCCGCCGGAGTAGTCCCATTGCGCCCAACCGTTGAAGGTCGCGCCCGTCGATGGATAGACGGCGACCCTCGCGGTCCCGCCCTCGTTCCATACGGCCGCGAGATCGGTGTAGCCATCACCGTTGAAATCTCCCGCGAGCCACCTCGTCGAGTCCATCCAGCCACCCATGTTGGGCACCGTCGGTTGCTCCACGAACGAGGAGCCCGTCGAACGGCGGATGGCGATGGCGTTCTGC contains these protein-coding regions:
- a CDS encoding sigma 54-interacting transcriptional regulator, translating into MTDHASRGETEVNTGLRPRTLVAIPRLTAIAGPAKGRAFAMANALATVGRHPTNDMVLDDPRVSGVHLQLQRVDDHIRLRDAGSTNGTWLGQHRVMEIELGAGAEFTVGSTTLQLDVDDAATTSPVSVHDSFGMLVGRSTVMRELFATLERIAPKDIGLLIQGETGTGKEEVARAIHLKSLRANKPFIVIDATAIPETLADSLLFGHEKGAFTGAAERRVGFFEAADGGTIFLDEIGELSAPLQAKFLRVLERHELTRVGGQVPIKVNVRVVAATHRDLRHEIEAGRFREDLYYRLAPVRILLPALRDRPDDIPVLCERLLSYIGDARSSPLVIDASAVQFLSSQPWPGNVRELRNVLARAAALATDNVIRRADVAGEGFGFRGMREERTPLDLSGTFGSAKERAIERFESAYLAALMKRCAGNLSMASREADLARHHLRELLRKRGLYGIPWDRESDV
- a CDS encoding protein kinase; this translates as MQKLRAQDRLGGKYLLIKRIALGGMGQIWIARNEMTDAEVALKVLRADLDKRIQVEPRFRHEARLGAMLSHRNIVRIYDLVEDAQDGSLVLVMELLRGETLRRHLKKKGPLPAEEAIAIILPVLSALEHAHEMGVVHRDIKPANIFLAVDPDGHVTPKLLDFGIAKLPQGGGVLTLDGRVLGTPRYMSPEQIRSETTIDGRSDVFSVGAVLVEMLTGHSPFAAETPSASLASVLETMLDPDPSIDPRLWLVLQRALSKRAYERYAHCAEFSQALRDAIGVSDHALIANLRRSKPPPRISTTLSIHRPDDPAGVHAASLGLRQARRLETDYDDESVDEDSSDYAMDVVSSQSDSTGNTGNTGSESISGYRASSGLSSASHGVPMATGSHVQPAQAAPALHHPHVRLSRGRVLVFGAVLLTILALVFCGGIFFREAADRVTNRKPTAPAEAPTSPAVAPVTESPAVAADPGAVMNSPVRSDSTAGVTGTATAPSGGPAGSASAVPSGPAIRGPRPGTVVKKKVATQPGF